The Arthrobacter russicus genome has a segment encoding these proteins:
- a CDS encoding GNAT family N-acetyltransferase → MLTERLQLSPLTLDDLDEVYAIYSDPRTWAHLPQGRHESPDTTRAMIETTERKWQDHQAGYWAIRLAAPLAGTAGTAGLAAGRLIGTGGVTPLDTGAVAGTWNLGYRLDPASWGRGFATEIAIAALGFAARSQPDHPVLGRVMDNNPASSAVLTKVGLSLQWRGEFDAGAVLENPWLQGLEHCIYADRPLDAPLLDAVIKLH, encoded by the coding sequence GTGTTGACCGAACGCCTGCAGCTGAGCCCGCTGACCCTGGACGACCTCGACGAGGTCTACGCCATCTACTCGGATCCCCGGACCTGGGCGCATCTGCCGCAGGGCCGGCACGAATCACCCGACACCACCCGGGCCATGATCGAAACCACGGAACGAAAATGGCAGGACCACCAGGCCGGCTACTGGGCGATCAGGCTGGCAGCGCCACTGGCCGGGACAGCGGGAACGGCAGGCTTGGCCGCCGGCAGGCTGATCGGGACCGGTGGAGTCACGCCTCTGGACACGGGCGCGGTGGCCGGCACCTGGAATCTGGGTTACCGCCTGGACCCGGCCAGCTGGGGCCGGGGCTTCGCTACCGAAATCGCGATCGCGGCGCTCGGCTTCGCTGCTCGCTCGCAGCCCGACCACCCGGTGCTGGGCAGGGTCATGGACAACAATCCGGCCTCGTCAGCGGTTTTGACGAAAGTCGGCCTGAGCCTGCAGTGGCGTGGCGAATTCGACGCCGGAGCGGTCCTCGAAAATCCCTGGTTGCAAGGACTGGAACACTGCATCTACGCGGACCGGCCCCTCGATGCGCCGTTGTTGGACGCCGTGATCAAGTTGCACTGA
- a CDS encoding YibE/F family protein, producing the protein MGHGHSHTAISGSEPETGRMGQSGQRQDMVRQRAARRRAGILLSAVLVPIGVVAVLLMVLLWPSGKTADISLGSPYAAAPGASIDTGKVQRTAQEDCPGSAVGSKDCLIAYSQPDAGGDVVPVMISPEIAKSPGVHQGDTIKYVNLSKLGPNPNGPAYVFMDFVRSAPMLLLALVYAVVVIAVARWRGLRALLGLVGAYLVMAFFILPGLVEGKPPLLLALVGSAVIMFGVLYFAHGVSARTSTALIGTLFGLGMTAGIAAWATHATYLTGLADHNTYQLQSVAGNLSISGMIMCGLIISGLGVLNDVTITQSSAVWELYELAPQSSARNLFASAMRIGRDHIASTVYTIAFAYAGSALPILIMVMLYRLPVFDALSSAELAEEIVRTLVGSVGLVLAIPVTTAVAVLVVKATGRKRLAPADAPVPLAS; encoded by the coding sequence ATGGGTCACGGGCACTCGCACACGGCTATCAGCGGTTCGGAGCCGGAAACCGGCCGGATGGGTCAGTCAGGGCAACGCCAGGACATGGTGCGGCAACGTGCTGCCCGGCGGCGTGCCGGAATCCTGCTCAGCGCGGTGCTGGTGCCGATCGGCGTGGTCGCGGTGCTGCTCATGGTGCTGCTCTGGCCCAGTGGCAAGACCGCCGATATCTCGCTCGGCAGCCCCTATGCCGCGGCACCGGGTGCCAGCATCGACACCGGGAAGGTGCAGCGCACCGCGCAGGAAGATTGCCCGGGTTCGGCGGTCGGCAGCAAAGACTGCCTGATCGCGTACAGCCAACCGGACGCCGGCGGCGACGTGGTGCCCGTGATGATCAGTCCGGAGATCGCGAAGTCGCCGGGCGTGCACCAAGGGGACACCATCAAGTACGTCAACCTCTCGAAATTGGGCCCCAACCCGAATGGGCCGGCGTACGTCTTCATGGATTTCGTCCGCAGTGCGCCGATGCTGTTGTTGGCCCTGGTCTACGCGGTGGTGGTGATCGCGGTGGCCCGTTGGCGCGGCTTGCGGGCGCTCCTGGGCCTGGTGGGGGCTTACCTGGTCATGGCGTTCTTCATCCTGCCCGGGTTGGTCGAGGGGAAGCCACCGCTGCTCTTGGCCCTGGTCGGCTCCGCAGTGATCATGTTCGGCGTGCTTTACTTCGCGCACGGGGTCTCCGCCCGGACCTCGACGGCGTTGATCGGGACGTTGTTCGGGCTCGGCATGACCGCGGGCATTGCGGCTTGGGCGACGCACGCCACGTATCTGACCGGCTTGGCCGACCACAACACCTATCAGTTGCAATCCGTGGCCGGGAACCTCTCGATTTCCGGGATGATCATGTGCGGCCTGATCATTTCCGGTCTCGGTGTGCTCAACGACGTCACGATCACGCAATCCTCCGCGGTCTGGGAACTCTACGAGTTGGCGCCGCAGAGTTCCGCCCGGAATCTCTTCGCTTCCGCGATGCGAATCGGCCGGGACCACATCGCTTCGACGGTTTACACGATTGCCTTCGCCTATGCCGGCAGTGCGCTGCCGATCCTGATCATGGTGATGCTCTACCGGCTGCCGGTTTTCGATGCGCTCAGCAGTGCCGAACTCGCCGAGGAAATCGTGCGCACCCTGGTCGGCTCGGTTGGCCTGGTGCTGGCGATTCCGGTGACCACCGCAGTGGCCGTGCTCGTGGTGAAGGCGACCGGGCGCAAACGCCTGGCACCGGCAGACGCTCCGGTCCCGTTGGCGTCGTGA
- a CDS encoding alpha/beta hydrolase, whose protein sequence is MFRRRIDEADEAPKGTLAHAPVLTIRPAHGVTKAVVLVLHGGRANSYEPVRARHLSPSRMIPFAKLLHREGSRYGLSVWSLRNRVRGWNGAERSPVQDARWALEKIREEHSSVPVYLVGHSMGGSVAIAVADDPLVKAIVSLAPWTDADSPTEPVRDRKVLIIHGDKDKWTSAPSSQHFAERAVGLAQEVFYVRLRGAGHFMFDKVAIWHQLTAAFVLRQFGSEFQLPLKARTTRLADRLYQLPQRLLTEL, encoded by the coding sequence GTGTTCAGACGCAGGATCGATGAAGCCGATGAGGCCCCGAAGGGAACTCTGGCCCATGCGCCGGTGCTGACCATCCGGCCGGCGCACGGCGTGACGAAGGCGGTGGTCCTGGTGCTGCACGGCGGCCGGGCCAATTCCTATGAGCCGGTCCGGGCCCGGCATCTGAGCCCGTCCAGAATGATCCCGTTCGCCAAGCTCCTGCACCGGGAGGGATCCCGCTACGGCCTTTCGGTCTGGTCGTTGCGGAATCGGGTCCGCGGCTGGAACGGGGCGGAACGCTCGCCGGTGCAGGACGCCCGTTGGGCGCTGGAGAAGATTCGCGAAGAACACTCGAGCGTTCCGGTCTACCTGGTCGGGCACTCGATGGGCGGCTCAGTCGCGATCGCGGTCGCCGACGACCCGTTGGTGAAAGCGATCGTTTCGCTGGCACCTTGGACCGATGCGGATTCGCCCACCGAACCGGTGCGGGACCGCAAGGTGTTGATCATCCACGGCGACAAGGACAAGTGGACCAGCGCGCCTTCCTCGCAGCACTTCGCCGAACGCGCGGTGGGGCTGGCCCAAGAGGTCTTCTACGTGCGGCTGCGCGGCGCCGGGCATTTCATGTTCGACAAAGTCGCGATCTGGCACCAGCTGACCGCGGCCTTCGTGCTGCGGCAATTCGGCAGCGAGTTCCAGCTTCCGCTCAAGGCCCGGACCACCCGGCTGGCCGATCGCCTCTACCAATTGCCGCAACGGCTGCTCACCGAGCTCTAA
- a CDS encoding DUF1295 domain-containing protein — protein MFDVAAEFPGGAFALNLLWSALGVAAVLGVTFGIALVQKRHSVIDVAWAMGFVVVAAVSFAASSAAGADAGRRLLLLLLVGVWGLRLAGFIGWRARDGKEDPRYEALLSKAPGSKNRYALTRVYLPQGAVLFFVSLTIQVGMFSTGTLGWLAWLGVAVWLIGLGFESVGDAQLAAFKADPGNRGTVLNTGLWRYTRHPNYFGDAAVWVGLFLVVADSWPGVLTILSPVLMIWALAGKTGKPLTEARMSGRPGYREYLETTSGFFPLPPRPSTKEL, from the coding sequence ATGTTCGACGTCGCAGCGGAGTTCCCCGGTGGGGCTTTCGCACTCAATCTGCTGTGGAGCGCGCTCGGCGTGGCCGCAGTGCTCGGCGTGACTTTTGGGATCGCCCTGGTGCAGAAACGGCACAGCGTCATCGATGTCGCCTGGGCGATGGGTTTCGTCGTCGTCGCGGCGGTCAGCTTCGCGGCTTCCTCGGCTGCCGGGGCCGACGCCGGACGCCGGCTGCTGCTGCTCCTCCTGGTCGGCGTCTGGGGGCTCAGATTGGCCGGGTTCATCGGCTGGCGCGCCCGGGACGGCAAAGAGGACCCGCGCTACGAGGCACTGCTCTCCAAAGCCCCGGGATCGAAAAACCGCTACGCGCTGACCCGGGTCTACCTGCCCCAGGGTGCGGTGCTGTTCTTCGTTTCGCTCACCATCCAGGTCGGCATGTTCAGCACCGGAACACTGGGCTGGTTGGCCTGGCTCGGGGTCGCAGTCTGGTTGATCGGGCTGGGCTTCGAATCGGTCGGCGACGCGCAACTCGCCGCATTCAAAGCCGATCCGGGCAATCGCGGGACCGTGCTCAACACCGGGCTGTGGCGCTACACCCGGCACCCGAACTACTTCGGCGACGCCGCCGTGTGGGTCGGCCTGTTCCTGGTCGTCGCCGACTCATGGCCCGGAGTGTTGACCATCCTCTCCCCGGTTCTGATGATCTGGGCCCTGGCCGGCAAAACCGGAAAGCCGTTGACCGAAGCCCGGATGTCCGGCCGGCCCGGCTACCGTGAATATTTGGAGACCACCAGCGGATTCTTCCCGCTGCCGCCGCGACCGTCCACTAAGGAGCTCTAA
- a CDS encoding lysophospholipid acyltransferase family protein, which translates to MPWRPAPNNTFYRSIVGTGLFLRWLFQIDVQVQGLENLPTPDPIEGKARKPIPGRGAVIAITHFGYLDFAVASLVMWRHAKVQMRYLIHKGAADHWLAGPAISAAGHVVVDKKAGRDAYLQAVAKLKEGEYIAILPEAGVSRSFTVRECKTGAVRMAAEAGVPIIPISVWGAHRLMTRGHGFKPFKSWRMPIRVRIGEPINPAIDADPVAETEKLRARLQSGIDAAIADYPQTPEPGAWWMPAAAGGGAMTVQEQAEADAHDVARGRRS; encoded by the coding sequence ATGCCTTGGCGCCCAGCCCCGAACAACACCTTCTACCGCAGCATCGTCGGAACCGGACTCTTTTTGCGCTGGCTGTTCCAGATTGACGTCCAAGTGCAAGGGCTGGAGAACCTGCCCACCCCGGATCCGATCGAAGGCAAGGCCCGCAAGCCGATTCCCGGACGCGGCGCGGTCATTGCGATCACGCACTTCGGCTACCTGGATTTCGCGGTGGCCTCCTTGGTCATGTGGCGGCATGCCAAAGTGCAGATGCGCTACCTGATCCACAAGGGCGCGGCCGACCATTGGCTCGCCGGCCCGGCGATTTCCGCCGCCGGCCATGTCGTGGTGGACAAAAAAGCCGGTCGTGATGCTTATCTGCAAGCCGTGGCGAAGCTCAAAGAAGGCGAGTACATCGCGATCCTGCCGGAAGCCGGGGTGAGCCGTTCCTTCACGGTGCGCGAATGCAAAACCGGGGCAGTCCGGATGGCCGCGGAAGCCGGCGTCCCGATCATCCCGATCTCGGTGTGGGGTGCGCACCGGCTGATGACCCGCGGCCACGGCTTCAAGCCCTTCAAATCCTGGCGGATGCCGATCCGGGTCCGGATCGGCGAACCGATCAATCCGGCGATCGATGCCGACCCGGTAGCGGAAACCGAGAAGCTGCGCGCCCGGCTGCAATCCGGAATCGATGCGGCGATCGCCGATTATCCGCAGACGCCCGAGCCCGGTGCCTGGTGGATGCCCGCCGCGGCCGGTGGCGGTGCCATGACGGTCCAGGAACAAGCCGAAGCCGACGCCCACGATGTGGCCCGCGGACGCAGAAGCTGA
- a CDS encoding M15 family metallopeptidase, with protein sequence MHQETGRPDQKNPIISRRSAVRGAAAILAAAGFGVVAAAPALAATSQNGWPAAKDTPLQKLTVGAASFAPGVRKGDVHTILGYVARRFNSEVEKLVKDTCWGFAYRDISGSTDLSNHASGTAIDCNAPQHPLGKAGTFSAAQVKAIHKIIADCNGVVRWGGDYNGRKDEMHFEINVPPGNAKIAALVKKING encoded by the coding sequence GTGCATCAAGAAACCGGTCGCCCGGATCAGAAAAACCCGATCATTTCCCGGCGTAGCGCGGTCCGTGGTGCAGCGGCGATTCTCGCTGCTGCCGGATTCGGTGTGGTTGCCGCCGCACCGGCACTCGCCGCCACTTCGCAGAACGGCTGGCCGGCGGCCAAGGATACTCCGCTGCAAAAGCTGACCGTCGGCGCCGCGAGCTTCGCGCCGGGCGTACGCAAGGGCGATGTGCATACGATTCTGGGCTATGTGGCCAGGCGGTTCAACAGCGAAGTCGAAAAACTCGTGAAGGACACCTGTTGGGGCTTCGCCTACCGCGACATCAGCGGCAGCACTGACCTCTCCAACCACGCCAGCGGCACCGCGATCGATTGCAACGCGCCACAGCACCCGCTGGGCAAAGCCGGGACCTTCAGCGCCGCGCAGGTCAAAGCGATCCACAAGATCATCGCGGACTGCAACGGCGTGGTCCGTTGGGGCGGCGATTACAACGGCCGCAAGGACGAAATGCACTTCGAAATCAATGTGCCGCCGGGCAATGCCAAAATCGCCGCCCTGGTCAAGAAGATCAACGGCTGA